Proteins co-encoded in one Campylobacter concisus genomic window:
- a CDS encoding dihydroorotase: MKIAIINGTILNSDEKFKANILIENGKIAKIGSEKFEADKVIDATNKLVMPGLIDMHVHFRDPGQEYKDDIISGSQAAVAGGVTTCLCMANTNPVNDNASITRAMIEKAKNCGLIDLLPIAAISKGLGGNEIVEMGDLIEAGAVAFSDDGLPVTSSSVMRAALEYSSMFGSFCISHSEDCSLCRQGVMHEGKVSAILGLRGMAREKEEIAVSRDMLLAKLTKAHIHIAHVSSEYSLKIIEMGKKEGINITCEATPHHFSFSDDEILKNAYDTNFKMSPPLREISDVKAVREALKSGLIDVIATDHAPHHTDEKIVEFDKAPFGIIGLQTLVPLTLKLVNEGVISLERMVELTSTNAAKMLNLKDKGRLAEGMLADIAVIDPEIEYIYDEKINRSKSINSPLFGKKLKGAATTTIKSGKIVYEFGK, translated from the coding sequence ATGAAAATAGCAATAATTAACGGCACTATCCTAAATAGCGACGAGAAATTTAAGGCAAATATCCTAATAGAAAACGGCAAAATAGCCAAAATCGGAAGTGAGAAATTTGAGGCTGATAAGGTCATAGACGCTACAAATAAGCTTGTCATGCCAGGACTTATCGATATGCACGTGCACTTTCGCGATCCTGGTCAAGAGTATAAAGACGACATCATCTCAGGCTCGCAGGCAGCGGTGGCTGGAGGAGTGACAACCTGCCTTTGCATGGCTAACACAAATCCAGTAAATGATAACGCGTCGATTACAAGAGCGATGATAGAAAAGGCCAAAAACTGCGGACTAATCGATCTTTTGCCAATCGCAGCCATCAGCAAAGGACTCGGCGGCAACGAGATCGTTGAAATGGGCGATCTTATAGAGGCTGGAGCAGTTGCATTTAGTGATGACGGCCTACCAGTGACTAGCTCAAGCGTGATGAGAGCGGCACTTGAGTACTCAAGCATGTTTGGTAGCTTTTGCATAAGCCACTCAGAGGACTGCTCGCTTTGCAGGCAGGGCGTCATGCACGAGGGTAAGGTCTCAGCCATACTTGGACTTCGCGGCATGGCGAGAGAGAAAGAGGAGATCGCAGTGAGCCGTGATATGCTACTTGCAAAGCTCACTAAAGCGCACATCCACATCGCTCACGTAAGCTCGGAGTATTCGCTAAAGATCATCGAAATGGGCAAAAAAGAGGGCATAAATATCACTTGTGAGGCCACACCACATCACTTTAGCTTTAGCGACGATGAAATTTTGAAAAATGCCTATGATACAAATTTTAAAATGTCACCGCCACTTCGTGAGATAAGCGACGTAAAAGCAGTAAGAGAGGCGCTAAAAAGCGGACTTATAGACGTTATCGCCACCGATCATGCCCCACATCACACAGACGAAAAGATAGTAGAATTTGACAAGGCGCCATTTGGTATCATCGGGCTTCAAACCCTTGTGCCACTTACTCTTAAGCTCGTAAATGAGGGCGTTATAAGCTTAGAGCGCATGGTGGAGCTAACATCGACAAATGCGGCTAAGATGCTAAATTTAAAAGATAAAGGCAGACTTGCCGAGGGTATGCTAGCTGACATCGCGGTGATAGACCCTGAGATCGAGTACATTTATGATGAGAAGATAAACCGCTCAAAATCTATAAATTCCCCACTCTTTGGTAAAAAGCTAAAAGGCGCAGCGACTACCACGATAAAAAGTGGCAAGATTGTTTATGAGTTTGGAAAATAA
- a CDS encoding MBL fold metallo-hydrolase → MRVIHKSFGDFDTNCYIVTKNNSSLVIDPGDGAKEWVLQNAKNLKAILCTHGHFDHIFDAGKLKDEIEIPVYINKFDAFMCESDIFGYMKSTFTPDVLIDNDENFNIDDFCIKFHHFPGHTPGCSMIEIDDMMFSGDFLFRGSIGRWDFPFSDKNEMLKSLGKCKNLKGNFTLYPGHGEVSTLKTEQNNIGYWIGIVKNS, encoded by the coding sequence ATGAGAGTAATACACAAAAGTTTTGGAGATTTTGACACTAATTGTTACATCGTTACAAAAAATAATTCATCTTTAGTGATAGATCCAGGAGACGGGGCAAAAGAATGGGTTTTGCAAAATGCTAAAAATTTAAAAGCTATTCTTTGCACTCACGGGCACTTTGATCATATTTTTGATGCTGGTAAATTAAAAGATGAGATAGAAATTCCAGTTTATATTAACAAATTTGATGCTTTCATGTGTGAGAGTGATATTTTTGGTTATATGAAGAGTACTTTTACTCCGGATGTTTTAATTGATAATGATGAGAATTTTAACATTGATGATTTTTGCATCAAATTTCATCATTTTCCAGGACATACACCAGGCTGCTCGATGATAGAGATAGATGACATGATGTTTAGTGGGGATTTTTTATTTAGAGGAAGCATAGGACGCTGGGATTTTCCTTTTTCAGATAAAAATGAAATGTTAAAAAGTCTAGGAAAATGTAAAAATTTAAAAGGTAACTTCACGCTTTATCCAGGGCACGGAGAAGTCAGTACACTAAAGACCGAGCAAAACAATATTGGTTATTGGATAGGTATAGTAAAAAATAGCTAA
- a CDS encoding heavy-metal-associated domain-containing protein produces the protein MRKILVLALLVAASYADKKIEISVPSMHCPLCTAIVRKAALSVDGVKKADVSLKERKSVVIADDKVDEKELLKAVDATGYKGEIK, from the coding sequence ATGCGTAAAATTTTAGTTTTAGCCCTTTTAGTGGCTGCAAGCTACGCTGATAAAAAGATAGAAATTTCAGTGCCTAGCATGCACTGCCCGCTTTGCACGGCGATTGTTAGAAAGGCTGCTCTTAGTGTTGATGGCGTAAAAAAGGCAGATGTATCGCTAAAAGAGCGAAAATCTGTCGTTATAGCAGATGATAAGGTCGATGAAAAAGAGCTTTTAAAAGCAGTAGATGCGACTGGCTATAAGGGCGAGATAAAATAA
- a CDS encoding tetraacyldisaccharide 4'-kinase has product MFKKLNIFLHAWANGYFFRPNFFQILLAFLLLPLSFIYFLIVVLKKFTAKKIDFGIKVISVGNLTLGGSGKTPLCVAIAKNFEGAFIILRGYKRKSKGMQVVARNGEILLDVAASGDEAMIYAKSLKNANVIVSEDRKVAIKYAKEQGAKYILLDDGFSKFDIAKFDILVRPNPEPKLKFCLPSGAYRYPFSFYKFGDFIASEGQTHFRKSEILNKSEKMVLVTAIANPERLKPFFDECVACVFFPDHYDFSKDELSEILQSYGATSLLMTQKDYVKAKDFGLPVSLITLEVTLSEDFKKVLERQI; this is encoded by the coding sequence GTGTTTAAGAAATTAAATATTTTCTTGCATGCTTGGGCGAATGGCTACTTCTTTCGCCCAAATTTCTTTCAAATTTTACTAGCATTTTTACTTTTGCCACTAAGCTTTATCTATTTTCTTATTGTTGTTCTTAAGAAATTTACTGCTAAAAAAATAGACTTTGGCATAAAGGTAATAAGCGTGGGAAATTTGACACTTGGAGGAAGTGGTAAGACCCCGCTTTGCGTGGCAATTGCTAAAAATTTCGAAGGTGCTTTTATCATTCTTAGAGGCTATAAAAGAAAAAGCAAAGGCATGCAAGTTGTCGCTCGAAATGGCGAAATTTTACTTGACGTAGCAGCAAGTGGCGATGAGGCGATGATATATGCCAAAAGTCTTAAAAACGCAAATGTGATAGTAAGCGAAGATAGGAAAGTAGCTATAAAATATGCCAAAGAGCAAGGCGCAAAGTATATCTTGCTGGATGACGGATTTTCTAAATTCGATATAGCCAAATTTGACATCTTGGTGCGTCCAAATCCAGAGCCAAAGCTAAAATTTTGCCTACCAAGCGGAGCTTATAGATATCCATTTAGCTTTTATAAATTTGGTGATTTTATCGCAAGCGAGGGGCAAACTCATTTTAGAAAGAGTGAAATTTTAAATAAAAGTGAAAAAATGGTACTAGTTACTGCCATAGCAAACCCAGAGCGCCTCAAGCCATTTTTTGATGAGTGTGTAGCTTGCGTCTTTTTTCCTGATCATTATGATTTTTCAAAAGATGAACTAAGTGAAATTTTGCAAAGTTACGGTGCCACCTCGCTTTTGATGACGCAAAAGGACTATGTAAAGGCAAAAGATTTTGGTTTGCCAGTATCGCTTATCACGCTTGAAGTTACGCTAAGCGAGGATTTTAAAAAGGTTTTAGAGCGACAAATTTAA
- a CDS encoding thioesterase, producing MAEENIYDIKDESQIILPEDENPLRNEIKTAPLTKLNFSGTAFLLEKNHAKTRFFTTDDMVCDTEGLIHSGFIFMGANHAALLAINEEFCVSIGARINFFGPLKLGDVVEFDAQARFEESRKREVKVLGYVKDIKIFEGVFQLVTLEEHIFLAQQKNIQKEAAIRQKKEREEAKANS from the coding sequence ATGGCAGAAGAAAATATATATGATATAAAAGATGAATCGCAAATAATCTTACCAGAAGATGAAAATCCACTAAGAAATGAGATCAAAACCGCTCCACTTACAAAGCTAAATTTTAGTGGAACGGCATTTTTACTTGAAAAAAATCACGCAAAGACTAGATTTTTTACTACGGATGATATGGTGTGCGATACTGAGGGGCTTATTCATAGCGGATTTATTTTTATGGGCGCAAATCATGCTGCCCTTTTAGCTATTAATGAAGAATTTTGCGTTAGTATCGGGGCTAGGATAAATTTCTTTGGGCCACTAAAGCTTGGTGATGTAGTGGAATTTGACGCTCAAGCGAGGTTTGAAGAGAGCAGAAAAAGAGAAGTAAAAGTGCTTGGATACGTTAAAGATATAAAAATTTTTGAAGGAGTATTTCAACTTGTCACACTTGAAGAGCATATCTTCTTGGCTCAACAAAAAAATATCCAAAAAGAAGCTGCTATAAGGCAGAAAAAAGAACGAGAAGAAGCTAAGGCTAATAGCTAA
- a CDS encoding DegT/DnrJ/EryC1/StrS family aminotransferase, whose translation MREIPFYRPTITERESELIEEALHSENTTNIVARFEEKLKEYFGAKFVVTTNNIAAAHHLALSALDTKRGDKVICSINAFPSIAQAVRHFDAEPIFVDVDEEDFNICPDALEKVLKEQNHKKLKCAFISHIAGQSARMDEITAVCEKYGVKILDDANRGMGLTYNGKKVGSDSFLSCFQTHSRVQNPISTVGFFTTNDEEIYKRAKLLRNYALVNGIDKFGSLSYIYDVVDIGLKYDINSINAAFSIAQLERTDKLIQRRQEIAKIYDKEIGECHNITIPVKKREHIYTQYIIKINKNRDGFARELLEHGIHTSLHYIPIHLLSYYKNKYSLKVNDFPNALKNYQQVLSLPIYHSLSDEEVQYICNKVKEISKTRV comes from the coding sequence ATGAGAGAGATTCCGTTTTATAGACCAACTATCACTGAGCGTGAAAGTGAGCTTATTGAGGAGGCTTTGCACTCTGAAAATACTACTAATATCGTTGCTAGATTTGAAGAGAAGTTAAAAGAGTATTTTGGTGCAAAATTTGTAGTTACCACAAATAATATCGCAGCCGCACATCACTTGGCACTAAGTGCGCTTGACACTAAACGCGGAGATAAGGTCATTTGCTCCATAAATGCCTTTCCTAGCATTGCACAAGCTGTTAGACATTTTGATGCTGAACCTATTTTTGTGGATGTTGATGAAGAAGATTTTAATATCTGCCCGGACGCCCTTGAGAAAGTGCTAAAAGAGCAAAATCACAAAAAATTAAAATGTGCTTTTATCTCTCATATCGCAGGTCAAAGTGCTAGGATGGATGAGATAACGGCGGTTTGTGAGAAATACGGTGTAAAAATTTTAGATGATGCAAATCGTGGTATGGGACTAACATACAATGGCAAAAAAGTTGGCTCAGACTCTTTTTTGTCATGCTTTCAGACACATTCGCGTGTACAAAATCCTATATCAACGGTTGGATTTTTTACGACAAATGATGAGGAAATTTATAAAAGAGCAAAACTACTTCGCAACTATGCTCTTGTAAATGGCATTGATAAATTTGGTAGCTTGAGTTATATTTATGATGTCGTTGATATTGGCTTAAAGTATGATATAAACTCGATAAATGCAGCATTTTCTATTGCACAGCTAGAAAGAACAGATAAGCTCATACAAAGAAGACAAGAGATCGCAAAAATTTATGATAAAGAGATTGGCGAGTGCCACAATATAACAATTCCTGTCAAAAAACGTGAACACATTTATACTCAGTATATTATTAAGATAAATAAAAATCGAGATGGCTTTGCTAGAGAGCTTTTGGAGCACGGCATTCACACATCATTGCACTACATACCGATACATTTACTAAGCTATTACAAAAACAAATACTCACTTAAAGTAAATGATTTTCCAAATGCTTTAAAAAATTATCAGCAAGTGTTGTCACTACCTATTTATCATAGTTTGAGTGACGAAGAGGTGCAATACATCTGCAACAAAGTAAAAGAAATTTCTAAAACTCGTGTTTAA
- a CDS encoding tetratricopeptide repeat protein, translated as MKKILVLVAAVFALNAMANENLDKANELYAKKNFNEAYLYFNKACGEGEKKACTMNAIMLFNGDGVAKDRVQAEKIFTKMCDENEGMACEKLGEMIAYGLVKDKDANEAKNEEKAKALFKKACDNGYQPACDFVTK; from the coding sequence ATGAAGAAAATTTTAGTTTTAGTGGCAGCAGTTTTTGCGTTAAATGCTATGGCAAATGAAAATTTAGACAAAGCAAACGAGCTTTATGCAAAGAAAAATTTCAATGAAGCTTATCTTTATTTTAATAAGGCTTGTGGAGAGGGCGAGAAAAAAGCTTGCACGATGAATGCGATCATGCTATTTAACGGCGACGGTGTAGCAAAAGATAGAGTTCAAGCTGAGAAAATTTTTACAAAAATGTGTGACGAAAATGAGGGCATGGCGTGCGAAAAACTAGGCGAAATGATCGCTTATGGCCTTGTAAAAGATAAAGACGCAAACGAAGCAAAAAACGAAGAAAAAGCAAAGGCTTTATTTAAAAAAGCTTGTGATAACGGCTACCAACCAGCTTGCGACTTTGTGACAAAATAA
- the cmoB gene encoding tRNA 5-methoxyuridine(34)/uridine 5-oxyacetic acid(34) synthase CmoB — translation MDLSKFNEQQKQILNRIENLANFDCEFSLSDSVNVKFKELNAASKDEIYNLALSLKPWRKGPFEIDDIYIDSEWQSFIKFNILAPHLNLAGKCVADVGCNNGYYMFKMLEYGPKSITGFDPSVHTYLQFAFLNKFIRSNINYELLGVESLPEYAAKFDTIFCLGVIYHRSDPIKMLKELKTALTPDGELFLDTMYIDMDGDFALSPKDRYSKIPNIYFVPTLSVLQNWCERAKFRDFALLETKVTDLNEQRKTKWIDGESLGNFLDPDDNTKTIEGYPAPKRAYVRVKI, via the coding sequence GTGGATCTTAGCAAATTTAACGAGCAGCAAAAGCAAATTTTAAATAGGATAGAAAATTTAGCAAATTTTGATTGCGAATTTAGCCTCTCTGATAGTGTAAATGTCAAATTTAAAGAGCTGAACGCTGCGAGCAAAGATGAAATTTACAACCTCGCCCTTAGCCTAAAGCCATGGCGAAAAGGGCCATTTGAAATTGATGATATATATATAGATAGCGAGTGGCAAAGTTTTATCAAATTTAATATCCTCGCCCCACATCTAAATTTAGCTGGCAAGTGCGTGGCTGACGTGGGTTGCAACAATGGATATTATATGTTTAAGATGCTTGAGTACGGCCCAAAAAGCATAACCGGCTTTGATCCTAGTGTGCATACATATTTGCAGTTTGCCTTTTTAAATAAATTTATCCGCTCAAATATCAACTATGAGCTTCTTGGGGTAGAGAGCTTGCCTGAATACGCAGCAAAATTTGACACTATTTTTTGCCTTGGTGTCATCTATCATAGAAGCGATCCTATAAAGATGCTAAAAGAGCTAAAAACCGCGTTAACCCCTGATGGCGAGCTATTTTTAGACACGATGTATATAGATATGGATGGCGACTTTGCGCTGAGTCCGAAAGATAGGTATTCAAAAATTCCAAATATCTACTTTGTGCCAACACTCTCGGTACTTCAAAACTGGTGCGAGAGAGCTAAGTTTAGGGATTTTGCCTTACTTGAAACAAAGGTGACTGATCTAAATGAGCAGCGAAAAACGAAGTGGATAGATGGTGAGAGTCTTGGAAATTTCTTAGATCCAGACGATAATACAAAGACCATCGAGGGCTACCCAGCGCCAAAAAGAGCATATGTTAGAGTTAAAATTTAA
- a CDS encoding aspartate carbamoyltransferase catalytic subunit, giving the protein MGYKHKDLIGTRELSKEEILYFLEAAKEFKELNLSQVKKNDYLRGKTTINAFYENSTRTRTSFEIAAKRLGADTINFSSSSSSVTKGESLNDTMNNMAAMRTDIIVLRHPSSGAAKFAADRTEASVVNAGDGTNEHPSQALLDLFTLREHGKILDKNLNVAIIGDIARSRVARSDIWAMKKFGINLKLFAPRMMMPKDAEVFESQICKNMEEACEGSDVIIMLRIQLERGGADVAFPSSREYSKFFGLNKNRIKLAKPDAIVLHPGPINRGVELNSDVADGTHSVILNQVENGVAIRMAILNTLAKNRG; this is encoded by the coding sequence ATGGGCTACAAACATAAAGATTTGATAGGAACTAGAGAGCTTAGCAAAGAAGAAATTTTATATTTTTTAGAGGCGGCGAAAGAGTTTAAGGAGCTAAATTTAAGCCAAGTGAAAAAAAATGACTATCTTCGTGGAAAGACCACGATCAACGCATTTTATGAAAACTCGACAAGAACAAGGACATCCTTTGAGATCGCAGCAAAGAGACTTGGGGCTGATACGATAAATTTCAGCTCATCAAGCTCTAGTGTGACAAAGGGCGAGAGCCTAAATGACACGATGAATAACATGGCTGCGATGAGAACTGACATCATCGTGCTTCGTCATCCAAGCTCTGGAGCGGCGAAATTTGCAGCGGATAGAACAGAGGCTAGCGTCGTAAATGCAGGGGACGGTACAAATGAGCACCCAAGCCAAGCTCTGCTTGATCTTTTCACGCTAAGAGAGCATGGCAAAATTTTGGATAAAAATTTAAACGTGGCGATCATCGGCGACATCGCTAGAAGCCGCGTGGCAAGGTCAGACATCTGGGCGATGAAGAAATTTGGCATAAATTTAAAGCTCTTTGCACCAAGGATGATGATGCCAAAAGATGCTGAGGTCTTTGAGTCTCAAATTTGCAAAAATATGGAAGAGGCTTGCGAGGGCAGCGACGTTATCATCATGCTTCGCATCCAGCTAGAGCGTGGCGGTGCTGACGTGGCGTTTCCAAGCTCGAGGGAGTACTCAAAATTCTTTGGATTAAATAAAAATAGGATAAAGCTAGCCAAACCTGATGCTATCGTACTGCACCCAGGACCGATAAATAGGGGCGTAGAGCTAAACTCAGACGTGGCTGATGGTACGCACTCAGTCATACTAAATCAAGTAGAAAATGGCGTTGCTATAAGAATGGCGATACTAAATACGCTTGCAAAAAATAGGGGCTAA
- a CDS encoding aryl sulfotransferase: MRAFWLILTSIGSAIGATLCCLPALLFLLFGTSFSFLSWTQNLYEYRVPLSIVAVICFVISGIAIFYKPKSCNLSYKKKKWILIYILFGVILLLLLTYPELLGEIYA, from the coding sequence ATGAGAGCCTTTTGGCTGATACTAACATCCATAGGTAGTGCTATTGGCGCTACCTTGTGCTGTTTGCCAGCACTTCTTTTTCTGCTTTTTGGTACATCTTTTTCTTTTCTATCTTGGACACAAAATTTATACGAGTACCGCGTCCCTTTAAGCATCGTGGCCGTCATTTGCTTTGTGATTTCTGGCATTGCTATTTTTTACAAGCCAAAAAGCTGCAACTTAAGCTATAAAAAGAAAAAATGGATACTTATATATATACTTTTTGGAGTGATTTTGCTTTTACTCCTTACATACCCAGAGCTTTTAGGAGAAATTTATGCGTAA
- a CDS encoding transglutaminase-like domain-containing protein yields MQRRDFFKFSSFLGAASLLPSVTLASDEPANPVVRNFDVNFKHQLLEKGKSSRIWLPLPLSTTYQQLTQDYVINTTAKNVYISDTLIPTMYADFEENEPRPILNVQFKIQTTERNTDFSKVNYDPNEKVDPAVLEFLKPTSHIPTDGVVRAKALEIIGNTKGDLERAKAIYTWVANTMQRDNSILGCGTGDVKAILESGKLVGKCTDINSVFVGLCRSVGIPAREIFGIRVGQSRFSDQMGSAKDGVAKISGGQHCRAEFYLKGYGWIPVDPADVTKVRLGEKLTNDDAKIVAVRDYCFGNWEMCWIGFNYGRDFILKPEPEQTPLNNFGYPYAEVDGNTQNYYSPKEFSYDYVSTELK; encoded by the coding sequence ATGCAAAGAAGAGATTTTTTTAAATTCAGTAGTTTTTTAGGTGCAGCGAGTCTGCTTCCAAGTGTAACTCTAGCTAGCGACGAGCCAGCAAACCCAGTGGTTAGAAATTTCGACGTAAATTTCAAACACCAGCTGCTCGAAAAAGGCAAAAGCTCAAGAATTTGGTTGCCCCTTCCACTAAGCACCACTTATCAGCAACTAACCCAAGACTACGTCATAAACACAACCGCTAAAAACGTCTATATTTCAGATACGCTAATACCTACAATGTATGCTGATTTTGAAGAAAATGAGCCAAGACCTATCTTAAATGTGCAGTTTAAAATCCAAACAACAGAGCGCAACACTGACTTTAGCAAGGTAAATTACGATCCAAACGAGAAGGTAGATCCTGCTGTTTTGGAGTTTTTAAAACCAACTTCACACATCCCAACTGACGGCGTCGTAAGAGCAAAAGCGCTAGAAATTATCGGCAATACTAAAGGCGATTTAGAGCGCGCAAAAGCGATCTACACGTGGGTTGCAAACACTATGCAGCGTGATAACAGCATCCTAGGATGTGGTACAGGCGACGTTAAAGCCATCCTAGAAAGTGGCAAATTAGTTGGCAAATGCACCGACATAAACTCAGTTTTTGTTGGACTTTGCAGATCAGTTGGCATCCCAGCAAGAGAAATTTTTGGTATCAGGGTTGGTCAGTCTAGATTTTCAGATCAGATGGGCAGCGCAAAAGATGGCGTAGCTAAAATTTCAGGCGGACAGCACTGCAGGGCTGAGTTTTACCTAAAAGGCTATGGTTGGATACCGGTTGATCCAGCGGATGTCACAAAGGTAAGACTAGGCGAGAAGCTAACAAATGACGACGCTAAGATCGTAGCTGTGAGAGATTACTGCTTTGGTAACTGGGAGATGTGCTGGATAGGCTTTAACTACGGCCGCGACTTTATCTTAAAACCAGAGCCTGAGCAAACTCCGCTAAATAACTTCGGTTACCCATACGCTGAAGTTGATGGCAACACACAAAACTACTATTCGCCAAAAGAATTTAGCTACGACTACGTCTCAACAGAGCTAAAATGA
- a CDS encoding NAD+ synthase, whose product MKEYQKIEETLVFSLKDKTKDKNLLLGVSGGIDSAVVATLCARAKPNETHALIMPTASSNRQNMDDALNLCEKLNIKYKVLSIEGILNAFYETIDVNLSNLRKGNLAARVRMSLLYDYSSSINALVIGTSNKSELMLGYGTIFGDLACAINPIGELYKSEIFEFAKHLGVDKNFIDKAPSADLWDGQSDEGDIGYSYAVIDEILENLENNKEQVIKKFGLKAVSDIENRVVSNRFKRQMPLIVKI is encoded by the coding sequence ATGAAGGAGTATCAAAAGATCGAAGAAACTTTAGTTTTTAGCTTAAAAGATAAAACTAAAGATAAAAATTTGTTGTTGGGTGTTAGTGGAGGTATTGATTCTGCTGTAGTAGCGACTTTGTGTGCAAGAGCAAAACCAAATGAAACTCATGCACTCATCATGCCAACAGCATCATCAAACAGACAAAATATGGACGATGCCTTAAATTTATGCGAAAAATTAAACATAAAATATAAGGTTTTATCCATAGAGGGCATTTTAAATGCCTTTTACGAAACGATAGATGTAAATTTAAGCAATTTAAGAAAAGGGAATTTAGCAGCTAGAGTTAGAATGAGCTTGCTTTATGATTATTCATCTAGTATAAACGCTCTAGTTATCGGAACAAGCAACAAAAGTGAGCTTATGCTTGGATACGGTACGATATTTGGGGATTTAGCATGTGCAATAAATCCTATCGGAGAGCTTTACAAAAGTGAAATTTTTGAATTTGCAAAACATCTTGGGGTTGATAAAAATTTTATTGACAAAGCACCTTCGGCTGATTTGTGGGATGGACAAAGTGACGAAGGCGACATAGGTTACAGTTATGCTGTTATTGATGAGATTTTAGAAAATTTAGAAAATAACAAGGAGCAAGTCATCAAAAAGTTCGGATTAAAAGCAGTATCGGATATAGAAAATAGAGTTGTTTCAAACAGGTTTAAACGACAAATGCCGTTGATAGTGAAAATTTAA
- a CDS encoding M28 family peptidase, with translation MSNSEILKKFETLTTIPHCSYETDKMRDFLASYAKDKGCKVVVDSFGNIHAFKGKPKICLQSHYDMVCMGDAPKIEIVYGADGYMRAKKSSLGADNGIGVAIMMQMISEFDDIECLFTNNEEVGMIGATGFSGELKADKLLNLDSEEDDRVTIGCAGGVNLFATISLNSKKTKESTLYEVKVSGLPGGHSGNEIHKNIPNAIKILAAFVTKNGCKLVKFEGGERSNSIPNGATALVLSDKELKSECENLSVKKLGTGDEILENGEKILALINSFSQGVRAYNCELGIPQDSVNLSLVKIKDDDTLEVEFFARSMSKDGLNRMEFEISELAKALGFSVIAKDRNPAWKPINDKFANDILEELKIYKPNARITAVHAGLECGVLLEKKVGLSACSIGPNIHSPHSTRECCEVESALFIEKVVRGIIKKYNS, from the coding sequence ATGTCAAATAGTGAAATTTTAAAGAAATTTGAGACACTTACTACGATACCGCACTGCAGTTATGAGACCGATAAGATGCGTGATTTTCTGGCTAGCTATGCAAAAGATAAGGGCTGTAAAGTTGTGGTCGATAGCTTTGGCAACATTCATGCGTTTAAAGGCAAGCCAAAAATTTGCTTGCAAAGTCACTACGATATGGTCTGCATGGGCGATGCTCCAAAGATCGAGATAGTTTATGGCGCTGATGGCTACATGAGGGCTAAAAAATCATCTTTAGGTGCCGATAACGGCATCGGCGTGGCTATCATGATGCAGATGATAAGCGAATTTGACGACATTGAGTGCCTCTTTACAAACAACGAAGAAGTCGGCATGATCGGAGCCACTGGCTTTAGTGGCGAGTTAAAAGCCGATAAGCTTTTAAATTTAGACAGCGAAGAAGACGACCGCGTCACTATCGGCTGTGCTGGCGGTGTAAATTTATTTGCCACTATCTCGCTTAATAGCAAAAAAACAAAAGAGAGCACGCTTTATGAAGTAAAAGTAAGTGGGCTTCCTGGCGGACACTCTGGTAATGAGATACATAAAAATATCCCAAATGCAATCAAGATTTTAGCGGCGTTTGTGACTAAAAATGGCTGTAAGCTTGTCAAATTTGAAGGTGGCGAGCGAAGCAACTCTATCCCAAATGGCGCAACCGCACTGGTTCTAAGCGATAAAGAGCTAAAGAGCGAGTGTGAGAATTTAAGCGTGAAAAAGCTTGGCACGGGAGATGAAATTTTAGAAAATGGCGAGAAAATTTTAGCTCTTATTAACTCATTTTCACAAGGCGTAAGAGCCTATAACTGCGAGCTAGGCATACCACAAGATAGCGTAAACCTCTCACTTGTAAAGATCAAAGATGATGACACACTTGAAGTGGAGTTTTTTGCTAGATCAATGAGCAAAGACGGGCTAAACAGGATGGAATTTGAAATTTCTGAGCTTGCAAAAGCACTTGGCTTTAGCGTCATTGCAAAAGATAGAAATCCTGCTTGGAAGCCTATAAATGATAAATTTGCAAACGACATCCTAGAAGAGCTAAAAATTTATAAGCCAAATGCAAGGATAACAGCCGTTCACGCTGGTTTAGAGTGCGGCGTACTTTTAGAGAAAAAAGTGGGTCTTAGCGCTTGCTCAATAGGACCAAACATCCACTCACCTCACTCAACAAGAGAATGCTGCGAAGTTGAATCTGCACTTTTTATAGAAAAAGTCGTTCGCGGTATCATTAAAAAATATAACTCATAA